One region of Streptomyces davaonensis JCM 4913 genomic DNA includes:
- a CDS encoding branched-chain amino acid ABC transporter substrate-binding protein, with the protein MVILTSVLATGALSLTACGSRDDNGGSDSDSGETTTLTIGVDAPLSGENSTTGLGIQYGAQIAVDDANKNKLVPGVTFKLKAFDDKAQPATGQTNATAITGDKTAVGAVGPLNSGVAQTMQQVFASAKMVQISPSNTAPELTQGKDWQTEKKRPFDTYFRTATTDELQGSFAADYALNGLKKKKAFVVDDKQTYGAGLAKIFNEQFKKLGGSVVETDHVNTGDKDFGSLVTKIKNSGADLLYYGGQYDESALLTKQMKDAGVKIPLFGGDGMFASTYIEAGGKATEGDLATAIGVPADTLPAAKTFIETYKSKGYKGDYGAYGAYSYDATTAIIKAVKAAVDANDGKVPSDINELRAQVVEGVQKSDFEGLSGKVAFDEYGDTTNKQLTVYQVVKGEWKAVKTGTADLG; encoded by the coding sequence TTGGTGATACTTACCTCCGTCCTCGCGACCGGAGCTCTGTCCCTCACCGCCTGCGGCTCCCGAGACGACAACGGCGGCAGCGACAGCGACAGCGGCGAGACCACGACGCTGACCATTGGTGTCGACGCCCCGCTCTCCGGTGAGAACTCCACCACCGGCCTCGGCATCCAGTACGGCGCCCAGATCGCTGTCGACGACGCGAACAAGAACAAGCTCGTCCCGGGCGTGACCTTCAAGCTGAAGGCGTTCGACGACAAGGCGCAGCCGGCCACCGGCCAGACCAACGCGACCGCGATCACCGGCGACAAGACCGCCGTCGGCGCCGTCGGCCCGCTGAACTCCGGCGTCGCCCAGACGATGCAGCAGGTCTTCGCCTCGGCCAAGATGGTCCAGATCTCCCCGTCCAACACCGCCCCGGAGCTGACCCAGGGCAAGGACTGGCAGACGGAGAAGAAGCGGCCGTTCGACACGTACTTCCGTACGGCCACCACCGACGAGCTCCAGGGCAGCTTCGCCGCCGACTACGCGCTCAACGGCCTCAAGAAGAAGAAGGCCTTCGTCGTCGACGACAAGCAGACCTACGGCGCCGGTCTGGCGAAGATCTTCAACGAGCAGTTCAAGAAGCTGGGTGGCTCGGTCGTCGAGACCGACCACGTCAACACCGGCGACAAGGACTTCGGCTCCCTCGTCACCAAGATCAAGAACTCCGGCGCCGACCTGCTCTACTACGGCGGCCAGTACGACGAGTCCGCGCTGCTCACCAAGCAGATGAAGGACGCCGGGGTGAAGATCCCGCTGTTCGGCGGTGACGGCATGTTCGCCTCCACCTACATCGAGGCCGGCGGCAAGGCCACCGAGGGCGACCTCGCCACCGCGATCGGTGTCCCCGCCGACACCCTGCCCGCCGCCAAGACCTTCATCGAGACCTACAAGTCCAAGGGCTACAAGGGCGACTACGGCGCCTACGGCGCGTACTCCTACGACGCCACCACCGCCATCATCAAGGCCGTGAAGGCCGCCGTGGACGCCAACGACGGCAAGGTCCCCAGCGACATCAACGAGCTCCGCGCCCAGGTCGTCGAGGGCGTTCAGAAGTCGGACTTCGAGGGCCTGTCCGGCAAGGTCGCCTTCGACGAGTACGGCGACACCACCAACAAGCAGCTCACCGTCTACCAGGTCGTCAAGGGTGAGTGGAAGGCCGTGAAGACCGGCACCGCCGACCTCGGCTGA
- a CDS encoding FdhF/YdeP family oxidoreductase: MATKPPKGDPVQDAPQVAEPKHAAAGLPAIGHTLRIAQRQMGVKRTALTLLRVNQKDGFDCPGCAWPEPEHRHTAEFCENGAKAVAEEATLRRVTPEFFAAHPVADLATRSGYWLGQQGRLTHPMYLPEGGDRYEPVTWERAFDIVAEELAALGSPDEALFYTSGRTSNEAAFLYQLFAREFGTNNLPDCSNMCHESSGSALSETIGIGKGSVLLEDLYQADLIIVAGQNPGTNHPRMLSALEKAKANGAKVISVNPLPEAGMERFKNPQTPQGMLKGAALNDLFLQIRIGGDQALFRLLNKLILDTEGAVDEEFVREHTHGYEEFAAAARAADWDETLTATGLTQEEIERALGMILASERTIVCWAMGLTQHKHAVPTIREVVNFLLLRGNIGRPGAGVCPVRGHSNVQGDRTMGIFERPAPAFLDALEKEFGFAPPREHGYDVVRAIRAMRDDKAKVFFAMGGNFVSASPDTEVTEAAMRRARLTVHVSTKLNRSHAVTGARALILPTLGRTERDLQGGGEQFVTVEDSMGMVHASRGRLEPASGQLLSEPAIVCRLARRVLGADSRVPWEEFEKDYATIRDRIARVIPGFEDFNARVAHPGGFALPHAPRDERRFPTATGKANFTAAPVEYPELPEGRLLLQTLRSHDQYNTTIYGLDDRYRGIKNGRRVVLVNPEDARTLRVADGSYVDLVSEWKDGVERRAPGFRVVHYPTARGCAAAYYPETNVLVPLDSTADTSNTPASKSVVVRLEQSATD; this comes from the coding sequence ATGGCGACGAAGCCGCCCAAGGGTGATCCGGTGCAGGACGCGCCGCAGGTCGCCGAGCCGAAGCACGCGGCCGCCGGTCTGCCCGCCATCGGCCACACCCTGCGCATCGCCCAGCGGCAGATGGGCGTGAAGCGGACCGCGCTGACGCTGCTGCGGGTCAACCAGAAGGACGGCTTCGACTGCCCCGGCTGCGCCTGGCCGGAGCCGGAGCACCGGCACACCGCGGAGTTCTGCGAGAACGGCGCGAAGGCGGTCGCCGAGGAGGCCACCCTGCGCCGGGTGACCCCGGAGTTCTTCGCCGCGCACCCCGTCGCCGACCTGGCCACCCGCAGCGGGTACTGGCTGGGCCAGCAGGGGCGGCTGACGCACCCCATGTACCTCCCCGAGGGCGGCGACCGCTACGAGCCGGTCACCTGGGAGCGCGCCTTCGACATCGTCGCCGAGGAACTGGCCGCGCTCGGCTCCCCGGACGAGGCCCTCTTCTACACCTCCGGGCGGACCAGCAACGAGGCCGCGTTCCTCTACCAGCTCTTCGCCCGCGAGTTCGGCACGAACAACCTGCCGGACTGCTCGAACATGTGCCACGAGTCGTCGGGTTCGGCACTCAGCGAGACCATCGGCATCGGCAAGGGCAGCGTCCTGCTGGAGGACCTCTACCAGGCCGATCTGATCATCGTGGCCGGTCAGAACCCGGGCACCAACCACCCCCGGATGCTGTCCGCGCTGGAGAAGGCCAAGGCGAACGGCGCCAAGGTGATCAGCGTCAACCCGCTGCCCGAGGCGGGGATGGAGCGGTTCAAGAATCCGCAGACACCGCAGGGCATGCTCAAGGGCGCCGCGCTCAACGATCTGTTCCTCCAGATCCGCATCGGCGGCGACCAGGCGCTGTTCCGGCTGCTGAACAAGCTGATCCTCGACACGGAGGGCGCGGTCGACGAGGAGTTCGTCCGCGAACACACCCACGGCTACGAGGAGTTCGCCGCCGCCGCGCGGGCCGCCGACTGGGACGAGACGCTCACCGCGACCGGGCTCACCCAGGAGGAGATCGAGCGGGCGCTGGGGATGATCCTGGCCTCCGAGCGGACCATCGTCTGCTGGGCGATGGGCCTCACCCAGCACAAGCACGCGGTGCCGACCATCCGCGAGGTGGTCAACTTCCTGCTGCTGCGCGGCAACATCGGGCGGCCGGGCGCGGGCGTGTGCCCGGTGCGCGGGCACTCCAACGTGCAGGGCGACCGCACGATGGGCATCTTCGAGCGGCCCGCGCCGGCCTTCCTGGACGCCCTGGAGAAGGAGTTCGGGTTCGCGCCGCCGCGTGAGCACGGCTACGACGTCGTCCGGGCCATCCGCGCGATGCGGGACGACAAGGCGAAGGTGTTCTTCGCGATGGGCGGCAACTTCGTGTCGGCGTCGCCCGACACCGAGGTGACCGAGGCGGCGATGCGGCGGGCGCGGCTGACGGTGCATGTGTCGACCAAGCTGAACCGCTCGCACGCGGTCACGGGAGCGCGGGCGCTGATCCTGCCGACGCTGGGCCGCACCGAGCGTGACCTTCAGGGCGGCGGCGAGCAGTTCGTGACCGTCGAGGACTCCATGGGCATGGTGCACGCCTCACGCGGGCGGCTGGAACCGGCGAGCGGGCAGTTGCTGTCCGAGCCGGCGATCGTGTGCCGGCTGGCGCGGCGGGTGCTCGGTGCGGACAGCCGGGTGCCGTGGGAGGAGTTCGAGAAGGACTACGCCACGATCCGGGACCGTATCGCGCGGGTGATCCCCGGGTTCGAGGACTTCAACGCGCGCGTGGCGCATCCCGGCGGGTTCGCGCTGCCGCACGCCCCGCGTGACGAGCGGCGGTTCCCGACGGCGACGGGCAAGGCCAACTTCACGGCGGCGCCGGTGGAGTACCCCGAACTGCCCGAGGGGCGGCTGCTGCTTCAGACGCTGCGGTCGCACGACCAGTACAACACCACGATCTACGGCCTTGACGACCGTTACCGGGGGATCAAGAACGGGCGGCGTGTAGTGCTGGTGAACCCCGAGGACGCTCGGACGCTCCGGGTCGCGGACGGGTCGTACGTGGATCTGGTCAGCGAGTGGAAGGACGGGGTCGAGCGGCGGGCTCCGGGGTTCCGGGTCGTGCACTATCCGACGGCGCGGGGGTGTGCGGCGGCGTACTACCCGGAGACCAATGTGCTGGTGCCGCTGGACTCCACCGCGGACACCAGTAACACCCCGGCCAGCAAGTCCGTGGTGGTGCGTCTGGAACAATCGGCGACCGACTGA
- a CDS encoding lytic transglycosylase domain-containing protein codes for MSAQFGRRLYKGAATAAVAALAVAALSGSQAPGVTADDQGRRTTSDTTPSPDALADDSATGNSPYYTDLPPLDSPKPSPSAGGTGGTGTDSESGIPATVLDAYKQAAASLQESKPGCNLPWELLAAIGHVESGHARGGRVNADGTTTSPILGPQLNGNGFASISDTDNGAYDGDSSYDRAVGPMQFIPSTWEWAGRDGNGDGEKDPNNVYDAALAAGGYLCRFGWDLSDPSDLKSAILSYNNSTDYLNTVLAWLEHYRKGVDEIPDGTGTIPDDRSDDGSGANVQPSPPASQSPSTPPSTPPSTPPSTPPSTPPPSTPPSTTPPTPTDTVHHLEDADTALLKAMAGDAFGERISTRAETSAGKAVAKVRIRFTIVGDTDAVFTGGEKYATALTNSSGTAVAPALQAGEETGDFIVRTTVVGRSIPGLDYTATVTERAADTLARTGEEALTCVPGGEFADQVEVKATYKGAVADKVAATATLIKSAEDPTANDKGPYFKDAEGKPVRTLTGLKTDADGLLKLPKLYADDTTGTFLLRINTAGGATLTVELTVAAAESTTPDTTESPSPSASPSA; via the coding sequence ATGTCGGCGCAATTCGGCAGGAGGCTGTACAAGGGTGCGGCCACCGCCGCCGTGGCCGCGCTCGCGGTCGCGGCGCTGTCCGGCTCCCAGGCTCCCGGAGTGACGGCCGACGACCAGGGCAGACGGACCACCTCCGACACCACGCCCTCCCCGGACGCCCTCGCGGACGACAGCGCGACCGGCAACTCGCCGTACTACACGGACCTGCCGCCCCTCGACAGCCCCAAGCCCTCGCCCAGCGCGGGCGGGACGGGCGGCACCGGCACCGACTCCGAGTCCGGCATACCCGCGACCGTGCTGGACGCCTACAAGCAGGCCGCCGCCTCGCTCCAGGAGTCCAAGCCCGGCTGCAACCTGCCCTGGGAACTGCTCGCCGCCATCGGCCATGTCGAGTCGGGCCACGCCCGCGGCGGCCGGGTCAACGCCGACGGCACCACCACCTCCCCGATCCTCGGCCCCCAGCTCAACGGCAACGGCTTCGCCAGCATCAGCGACACCGACAACGGCGCCTACGACGGGGACAGCTCCTACGACCGTGCCGTGGGGCCGATGCAGTTCATCCCGTCCACCTGGGAGTGGGCGGGCCGCGACGGCAACGGCGACGGCGAGAAGGACCCCAACAACGTCTACGACGCCGCGCTCGCCGCGGGCGGCTATCTGTGCCGCTTCGGCTGGGACCTGTCCGACCCGTCCGACCTCAAGAGCGCGATCCTCAGCTACAACAACTCCACGGACTACCTGAACACGGTCCTGGCGTGGCTGGAGCACTATCGCAAGGGCGTCGACGAGATCCCCGACGGCACCGGCACGATCCCCGACGACCGCAGCGACGACGGCAGCGGCGCCAACGTCCAGCCGTCGCCCCCCGCCTCGCAGTCGCCGAGCACTCCGCCCAGCACGCCCCCGTCCACGCCGCCGAGCACGCCGCCTTCGACGCCCCCGCCCAGCACGCCTCCGTCCACGACCCCGCCGACGCCCACCGACACGGTGCACCACCTGGAGGACGCCGACACCGCCCTGCTCAAGGCGATGGCGGGCGACGCGTTCGGCGAGCGGATCAGCACCCGGGCCGAGACCTCGGCCGGCAAGGCCGTCGCCAAGGTGCGCATCCGCTTCACGATCGTCGGCGACACCGACGCGGTCTTCACCGGCGGCGAGAAGTACGCCACCGCCCTCACCAACAGCAGCGGCACCGCCGTGGCGCCCGCGCTCCAGGCGGGCGAGGAGACCGGCGACTTCATCGTCCGGACCACCGTCGTGGGCCGCTCGATCCCCGGCCTCGACTACACGGCCACCGTCACCGAGCGCGCCGCCGACACCCTCGCCCGCACCGGCGAGGAGGCGCTGACCTGCGTGCCGGGCGGCGAGTTCGCCGACCAGGTGGAGGTGAAGGCCACCTACAAGGGCGCCGTCGCCGACAAGGTCGCGGCCACCGCCACCCTGATCAAGTCCGCCGAGGACCCGACCGCCAACGACAAGGGCCCCTACTTCAAGGACGCCGAGGGCAAGCCCGTACGCACCCTCACCGGCCTGAAGACGGACGCCGACGGCCTGCTCAAGCTGCCGAAGCTGTACGCCGACGACACCACCGGCACCTTCCTGCTCCGCATCAACACCGCGGGCGGCGCGACCCTGACGGTCGAACTGACCGTGGCCGCGGCCGAGTCGACCACACCGGACACCACGGAGTCACCCTCGCCGTCCGCGAGCCCCAGCGCGTAG
- the polA gene encoding DNA polymerase I, with protein MAETASKKTETTPGGGRPRLMLMDGHSLAYRAFFALPAENFTTATGQPTNAIYGFASMLANTLRDEAPTHFAVAFDVSRKTWRSEEFTEYKANRSKTPDEFKGQVELIGELLDAMHVSRFAVDGFEADDVIATLATQAEAEGFEVLIVTGDRDSFQLVSEHTTVLYPTKGVSELTRFTPEKVIEKYGLTPAQYPDFAALRGDPSDNLPGIPGVGEKTAAKWINQFGSFAELVERVEEVKGKAGQNLRDHLEAVKLNRRLTEMVRTVELPKTVADLERAAYDRKGVAMVLDTLEIRNPSLRERLLAVDPGSEEAEETPAVAEGVELDGQVLGTGELAPWLAEHADGQALGVATVDTWALGTGSVAEVALATPDGPAAWFDPSELDEADETAFTAWLADAARPKVFHNAKGAMRVFAEHGWSVDGVTMDTALAAYLVKPGRRSFDLDALSLEYLHRELAPAATADGQLAFGADDGAEAEALMVQARAVLDLGEAFEARLEEVGAADLLRDMELPTSALLARMERHGIAADRAHLEAMEQMFAGAVQQAVKEAHAAAGHEFNLGSPKQLQEVLFGELGLPKTKKTKTGYTTDADALAWLAGQTENELPVIMLRHREQAKLRVTVEGLIKTIAADGRIHTTFNQTVAATGRLSSTDPNLQNIPVRTDEGRAIRRGFVVGEGFESLMTADYSQIELRVMAHLSADEGLIEAFTSGEDLHTTAASQVFAVEPGAVDAEMRRKIKAMSYGLAYGLSAFGLSQQLNIEAGEARALMDAYFERFGGVRDYLRRAVDEARATGYTATLFGRRRYLPDLNSDNRQRREAAERMALNAPIQGTAADIVKIAMLKVDAALREADLKTRMLLQVHDEIVLEVAPGERERAEALVREQMSSAVSLDVPLGVSVGDGADWESAAH; from the coding sequence GTGGCAGAGACAGCATCGAAGAAGACCGAAACGACCCCCGGCGGCGGCCGTCCGCGACTGATGCTCATGGACGGGCATTCCCTGGCCTACCGCGCGTTCTTCGCGCTGCCCGCGGAGAACTTCACGACCGCGACCGGCCAGCCGACGAACGCCATCTACGGCTTCGCGTCGATGCTGGCCAACACCCTGCGCGACGAGGCGCCGACCCACTTCGCGGTCGCCTTCGACGTGTCCCGCAAGACCTGGCGCTCCGAGGAGTTCACCGAGTACAAGGCGAACCGCTCCAAGACCCCGGACGAGTTCAAGGGCCAGGTCGAGCTGATCGGCGAGCTGCTCGACGCGATGCATGTCTCCCGCTTCGCCGTGGACGGCTTCGAGGCCGACGACGTGATCGCCACGCTCGCCACCCAGGCCGAGGCCGAGGGCTTCGAGGTGCTGATCGTCACCGGCGACCGTGACTCCTTCCAGCTGGTGAGCGAGCACACGACCGTGCTCTACCCGACGAAGGGCGTCTCCGAGCTGACCCGGTTCACCCCGGAGAAGGTCATCGAGAAGTACGGGTTGACGCCCGCGCAGTACCCCGACTTCGCCGCCCTGCGCGGCGACCCGTCCGACAACCTGCCGGGCATCCCGGGCGTCGGCGAGAAGACGGCCGCGAAGTGGATCAACCAGTTCGGTTCGTTCGCGGAGCTGGTCGAGCGGGTCGAGGAGGTCAAGGGCAAGGCGGGCCAGAACCTCCGCGACCACCTGGAGGCGGTCAAGCTCAACCGCCGCCTCACCGAGATGGTGCGCACCGTCGAGCTGCCGAAGACGGTCGCCGACCTGGAGCGGGCCGCGTACGACCGCAAGGGCGTCGCGATGGTCCTGGACACCCTGGAGATCCGTAACCCCTCCCTGCGGGAGCGGCTGCTGGCCGTCGACCCCGGCTCCGAGGAGGCGGAGGAGACCCCGGCCGTCGCGGAAGGCGTGGAGCTGGACGGCCAGGTGCTGGGCACCGGCGAGCTGGCCCCCTGGCTGGCCGAGCACGCCGACGGGCAGGCTCTCGGTGTCGCCACCGTCGACACCTGGGCGCTGGGTACCGGCTCGGTCGCCGAGGTCGCGCTGGCCACGCCCGACGGCCCCGCCGCCTGGTTCGACCCGTCCGAGCTGGACGAGGCCGACGAGACGGCGTTCACCGCCTGGCTGGCCGACGCCGCCCGCCCCAAGGTCTTCCACAATGCCAAGGGCGCGATGCGGGTCTTCGCCGAGCACGGCTGGAGCGTGGACGGCGTCACCATGGACACCGCCCTCGCCGCCTACCTGGTCAAGCCGGGCCGCCGCTCCTTCGACCTGGACGCGTTGTCCCTGGAGTACCTCCACCGCGAGCTGGCCCCCGCCGCCACGGCCGACGGCCAGCTCGCCTTCGGCGCGGACGACGGCGCCGAGGCCGAGGCGCTGATGGTGCAGGCCCGTGCCGTCCTCGACCTGGGCGAGGCCTTCGAGGCCCGTCTTGAGGAGGTCGGCGCCGCCGATCTGCTGCGCGACATGGAGCTGCCCACCTCCGCGCTGCTGGCCCGGATGGAACGGCACGGCATCGCCGCGGACCGCGCCCACCTGGAAGCCATGGAACAGATGTTCGCCGGTGCGGTGCAGCAGGCGGTGAAGGAGGCCCACGCGGCGGCCGGACACGAGTTCAACCTCGGCTCGCCCAAGCAGCTCCAGGAGGTCCTCTTCGGCGAGCTGGGCCTGCCCAAGACCAAGAAGACCAAGACCGGCTACACCACCGACGCCGACGCCCTGGCCTGGCTCGCGGGCCAGACCGAGAACGAGCTCCCGGTGATCATGCTCCGCCACCGTGAGCAGGCGAAGCTGCGGGTCACCGTCGAGGGCCTGATCAAGACGATCGCCGCGGACGGCCGGATCCACACCACCTTCAACCAGACGGTCGCCGCCACCGGCCGGCTGTCCTCCACCGACCCCAACCTCCAGAACATCCCCGTCCGCACGGACGAGGGCCGCGCGATCCGCCGCGGCTTCGTGGTCGGCGAGGGCTTCGAGTCCCTGATGACGGCCGACTACAGCCAGATCGAGCTGCGCGTGATGGCCCACCTCTCCGCCGACGAGGGCCTCATCGAAGCCTTCACCTCGGGCGAGGACCTGCACACCACGGCCGCCTCGCAGGTCTTCGCGGTCGAGCCCGGCGCGGTGGACGCGGAGATGCGCCGCAAGATCAAGGCGATGTCCTACGGCCTGGCGTACGGCCTCTCGGCCTTCGGTCTCTCTCAGCAGCTGAACATCGAGGCGGGCGAGGCACGCGCCCTGATGGACGCCTACTTCGAGCGCTTCGGCGGCGTACGGGACTATCTGCGCCGAGCCGTCGACGAGGCCCGCGCGACCGGCTACACGGCGACCCTCTTCGGCCGCCGCCGCTACCTGCCCGACCTCAACAGCGACAACCGGCAGCGCCGCGAGGCGGCCGAGCGCATGGCCCTGAACGCCCCGATCCAGGGCACGGCGGCCGACATCGTCAAGATCGCCATGCTCAAGGTCGACGCGGCGCTCCGCGAAGCCGACCTGAAGACCCGCATGCTCCTCCAGGTCCACGACGAAATCGTCCTGGAGGTCGCCCCCGGCGAGCGGGAGCGGGCGGAGGCCCTGGTCCGCGAGCAGATGTCCAGCGCGGTGAGCCTGGACGTACCGCTCGGGGTGTCGGTGGGCGACGGGGCCGACTGGGAGTCGGCGGCGCACTAG
- a CDS encoding hotdog fold thioesterase has translation MGEQQQVQFPQEVIDEYAALGVDLPALFSAGHLGTRMGVQILEASAEKVVGTMPVEGNTQPYGLLHGGASAVLAETLGSVGSMLHGGSSKIAVGVDLNCTHHRGVRSGLVTGVATPVHRGRSTATYEIVISDEGGKRVCTARLTCLLRDVRPGDGEPVGVSG, from the coding sequence ATGGGCGAGCAGCAGCAGGTTCAGTTCCCGCAAGAGGTCATCGACGAGTACGCCGCGCTCGGGGTGGACCTGCCCGCGCTGTTCTCGGCGGGGCACCTGGGGACGCGGATGGGGGTGCAGATCCTGGAGGCGTCCGCGGAGAAGGTCGTCGGCACGATGCCGGTGGAGGGGAACACCCAGCCGTACGGGCTGCTGCACGGGGGCGCTTCCGCGGTGCTGGCGGAGACGCTGGGGTCGGTGGGGTCGATGTTGCACGGGGGGTCTTCGAAGATCGCCGTGGGTGTGGACCTGAACTGCACGCATCACCGGGGGGTGCGGTCGGGGCTGGTGACCGGGGTGGCCACGCCGGTGCATCGGGGGCGGTCGACCGCGACGTACGAGATCGTGATCAGCGACGAGGGCGGTAAGCGGGTGTGTACTGCACGTCTGACCTGCCTGCTTCGGGATGTGCGGCCGGGGGACGGCGAGCCTGTGGGCGTGTCCGGCTGA
- a CDS encoding DUF3068 domain-containing protein, with the protein MRRKASLILLAFAVFFAALSPMLRWYAFPRLAKIPANQYQDMVLEAKDATLLDYGTMKARKVSKVTIVQTLKGNVEASEKIEKTAGRDVVVWDGLSYVEGPDGEMVSQIPERYIFDAHTQEPVHATGETVDGDSVRREGIEFKWPFLTEKRSYEYFDAQTRTSAPIHYKGTENFRGVEVYYFEQTIPWTKVPYPKKLPVDGVSAKSLAETGTTRWYTTVRKFWVEPLTGAPVYGEEIHKEELRGGTLLGDRDKVTAFAGHVKMREDYIDHTVDLVKSNRTLVLMMTSYLPWGFLTLGILLLSLALWLEARNRRPADPEPAPDSAREPVNA; encoded by the coding sequence ATGCGCCGCAAGGCCAGTCTGATCCTGCTCGCCTTCGCCGTGTTCTTCGCCGCGCTGTCCCCGATGCTGCGCTGGTACGCCTTCCCGCGCCTGGCCAAGATCCCCGCGAACCAGTACCAGGACATGGTCCTGGAGGCCAAGGACGCCACCCTTCTCGACTACGGCACGATGAAGGCGCGCAAGGTCTCCAAGGTCACCATCGTGCAGACCCTCAAGGGCAACGTGGAGGCCTCGGAGAAGATCGAGAAGACGGCCGGCCGGGACGTCGTGGTCTGGGACGGCCTGTCCTATGTCGAGGGCCCCGACGGCGAGATGGTCTCCCAGATCCCCGAGCGCTACATCTTCGACGCCCACACCCAGGAACCCGTGCACGCCACCGGCGAAACGGTCGACGGCGACTCCGTGCGCCGCGAGGGCATCGAGTTCAAGTGGCCGTTCCTGACGGAGAAGCGGTCCTACGAGTACTTCGACGCCCAGACCCGCACCTCCGCGCCGATCCACTACAAGGGCACCGAGAACTTCCGCGGCGTCGAGGTCTACTACTTCGAGCAGACCATCCCGTGGACGAAGGTGCCCTACCCCAAGAAGTTGCCCGTCGACGGCGTCTCCGCGAAGTCCCTCGCCGAGACCGGCACCACCCGCTGGTACACCACCGTCCGCAAGTTCTGGGTCGAACCCCTCACCGGCGCCCCCGTCTACGGCGAGGAGATCCACAAGGAGGAACTGCGCGGCGGCACGCTCCTCGGGGACCGAGACAAGGTCACCGCGTTCGCCGGGCACGTGAAGATGCGCGAGGACTACATCGACCACACCGTCGACCTGGTCAAGTCCAACCGCACCCTGGTCCTGATGATGACGTCGTACCTCCCCTGGGGCTTCCTGACCCTGGGCATCCTCCTGCTCTCCCTCGCCCTCTGGCTGGAGGCCCGCAACCGCCGCCCGGCGGACCCGGAACCCGCTCCGGACAGCGCACGGGAACCGGTCAACGCCTGA
- a CDS encoding DUF4184 family protein — protein sequence MPFTLSHAAAVLPAVRTDGTGRGRLVPAVLVAGSFGPDLTYYAASGVPGAMEFGDVTHSFAGVLTVDVVLSWALVGLWLLVREPLVALLPPSRQGRPAALLRCGAPRARVRPDLLLWWYVSAVLGSLTHVVWDAFTHLDRWGMRLFPVLGEEIAGSPLYWYLQYGGSAVAAIVIAVFLTVALRRVPGGVGPVGVPALSVRDRWLALVPLLGLPVVLAVLRAVRWWAYWGSRAKPWELIPTLCFGAGAGLVLGVLGYAVAVRVWRPAAVRDATLVLR from the coding sequence GTGCCGTTCACCTTGAGCCATGCGGCGGCGGTTCTGCCCGCCGTACGCACCGACGGAACGGGCCGGGGCCGACTGGTCCCGGCCGTCCTCGTGGCGGGCTCCTTCGGCCCCGACCTCACCTATTACGCGGCCAGCGGCGTGCCCGGCGCGATGGAGTTCGGCGATGTCACGCACTCCTTCGCGGGCGTTCTCACGGTCGATGTCGTCCTCAGCTGGGCGCTGGTGGGCCTCTGGCTGCTGGTGCGCGAGCCCTTGGTGGCCCTGCTGCCGCCGTCCCGCCAGGGCCGGCCGGCCGCCCTGCTGCGCTGCGGTGCGCCACGCGCGCGTGTTCGGCCGGATCTGCTGCTGTGGTGGTACGTCTCCGCGGTGCTCGGCTCCCTGACCCACGTGGTGTGGGACGCCTTCACCCACCTCGACCGCTGGGGCATGCGCCTGTTCCCCGTCCTCGGCGAGGAGATCGCGGGGTCGCCTCTGTACTGGTATCTCCAGTACGGCGGTTCCGCGGTCGCCGCGATCGTCATCGCGGTGTTCCTGACGGTGGCGCTACGGCGGGTTCCGGGCGGCGTCGGTCCGGTCGGGGTGCCGGCGCTGTCGGTGCGGGACCGGTGGCTGGCCCTTGTGCCCCTGCTCGGGTTGCCTGTGGTGCTCGCGGTGCTGCGGGCCGTGCGGTGGTGGGCGTACTGGGGGTCACGCGCCAAGCCGTGGGAACTGATTCCGACTCTGTGCTTCGGGGCGGGGGCGGGGCTCGTCCTGGGCGTGCTGGGGTACGCCGTGGCGGTCAGGGTGTGGCGTCCGGCTGCGGTGCGGGACGCGACGCTCGTACTGCGGTAG
- a CDS encoding SPW_0924 family protein — translation MRALIAAATGLAVALALVFTLTALGTPTGETSPKPMLTTVPAHP, via the coding sequence GTGCGCGCCCTGATCGCCGCAGCCACCGGTCTCGCCGTCGCGCTCGCCCTGGTGTTCACCCTCACCGCGCTGGGCACGCCGACCGGCGAGACCTCCCCGAAGCCGATGCTGACCACGGTGCCCGCACACCCGTAA